One Helicoverpa armigera isolate CAAS_96S chromosome 1, ASM3070526v1, whole genome shotgun sequence genomic window carries:
- the LOC110372483 gene encoding proton-coupled amino acid transporter-like protein CG1139 isoform X1 translates to MSKKHLHNQAAIPLAPAVFKKPQMRPMIVEYDPKKKGVKNDLSDVVMVKYKVNPNEIPVEQEAGSTLPLMEIPGRDIEADEDYNPFEHRKLAHPTSDMDTLIHLLKGSLGSGILAMPMAFRNAGLYFGLIATFAIGGICTYCVHVLVKTAHELCRRLQKPSLGFAETAEAAFLSGPPAVHKFSRLAKAMINWFLVIDLLGCCCVYIVFVAKNVKQVVDFYATGSDWYDVDVRIYMAVLLPLLILMNLIRNLKYLAPFSMIANLLVGTGMGITFYYLFQEVPSLSERLPFTSVDRLPTFFGTAIFALEGIGVVMPLENNMKTPTHFIGCPGVLNTGMFFVVSLYAFTGFFGYLKYGPDTKSSITLNLPQDEVLGQCVKLMIAVAIFFTYSLQFYVPMEIIWKNVRHWFGAKKNLAEYSIRIGIIILTLGTAIAIPNLGPFISLVGAVCLSFLGLIFPAVIETVTYWDRPNGLGRFNWVLWKNLFLVSFGILGFLTGAYVSVLDIIHGEE, encoded by the exons AAACCCCAAATGCGGCCGATGATAGTTGAATATGACCCCAAGAAAAAAGGAGTCAAAAATGACTTATCAGATGTCGTCATGGTCAA GTACAAAGTTAACCCAAATGAGATCCCAGTGGAACAGGAGGCGGGCTCCACCCTGCCCCTCATGGAGATCCCGGGCAGGGACATTGAGGCCGATGAGGATTACAATCCATTCGAGCACAGGAAGCTGGCGCATCCTACATC gGACATGGACACCCTAATTCACTTGCTGAAAGGTTCCCTGGGAAGTGGGATCCTGGCTATGCCTATGGCGTTCCGTAACGCTGGGCTCTATTTCGGCCTGATAGCGACCTTTGCCATCGGCGGTATCTGCACGTACTGCGTGCACGTCCTGGTGAAAACAGCTCACGAACTCTGCAGAAGACTACAAAAACCATCGTTAGGTTTTGCCGAAACCGCTGAAGCCGCTTTCTTGTCTGGGCCACCCGCTGTGCATAAGTTCTCTCGTCTAGCCAA AGCTATGATCAACTGGTTCCTTGTGATAGACTTACTCGGCTGCTGCTGCGTCTACATTGTGTTCGTCGCCAAAAACGTTAAGCAAGTGGTAGACTTCTACGCGACTGGATCTGACTGGTACGACGTCGATGTCCGTATCTACATGGCTGTGCTTCTCCCTCTGCTGATCCTCATGAATTTGATAAGGAACCTGAAGTACTTGGCACCGTTCTCCATGATCGCTAACTTACTAGTAGGCACTGGAATGGGCATTACTTTCTACTACCTGTTTCAAGAAGTGCCAAGTTTGAGCGAACGGTTACCCTTCACATCTGTTGACCGCCTGCCAACTTTCTTCGGAACCGCCATCTTCGCTCTCGAAGGAATTGGTGTTGTGATGCCCCTGGAGAACAACATGAAGACTCCCACCCACTTCATCGGATGCCCTGGCGTGCTTAACACTGGAATGTTCTTCGTGGTTTCACTGTATGCGTTTACTGGATTCTTCGGCTACTTGAAATATGGTCCAGATACCAAGAGCAGTATTACTTTGAATCTCCCCCAAGACGAAGT ATTGGGACAATGTGTGAAACTGATGATTGCCGTCGCCATATTCTTCACCTACAGTCTTCAGTTCTACGTGCCAATGGAAATTATTTGGAAGAACGTCCGCCACTGGTTTGGTGCCAAGAAAAATCTTGCCGAATACAGCATCCGTATCGGAATCATCATACTGACATTAGGCACGGCTATCGCTATCCCGAATCTTGGGCCATTCATCTCGCTGGTCGGCGCTGTCTGTCTTTCGTTCCTCGGCCTGATCTTCCCTGCCGTCATCGAGACCGTCACCTACTGGGACAGGCCCAACGGCCTAGGCCGCTTCAACTGGGTACTCTGGAAGAACCTTTTCTTGGTTTCCTTCGGCATCCTCGGTTTCCTAACGGGAGCTTACGTCAGCGTTTTGGATATAATCCACGGCGAGGAATAA
- the LOC110372483 gene encoding proton-coupled amino acid transporter-like protein CG1139 isoform X2 has protein sequence MEIPGRDIEADEDYNPFEHRKLAHPTSDMDTLIHLLKGSLGSGILAMPMAFRNAGLYFGLIATFAIGGICTYCVHVLVKTAHELCRRLQKPSLGFAETAEAAFLSGPPAVHKFSRLAKAMINWFLVIDLLGCCCVYIVFVAKNVKQVVDFYATGSDWYDVDVRIYMAVLLPLLILMNLIRNLKYLAPFSMIANLLVGTGMGITFYYLFQEVPSLSERLPFTSVDRLPTFFGTAIFALEGIGVVMPLENNMKTPTHFIGCPGVLNTGMFFVVSLYAFTGFFGYLKYGPDTKSSITLNLPQDEVLGQCVKLMIAVAIFFTYSLQFYVPMEIIWKNVRHWFGAKKNLAEYSIRIGIIILTLGTAIAIPNLGPFISLVGAVCLSFLGLIFPAVIETVTYWDRPNGLGRFNWVLWKNLFLVSFGILGFLTGAYVSVLDIIHGEE, from the exons ATGGAGATCCCGGGCAGGGACATTGAGGCCGATGAGGATTACAATCCATTCGAGCACAGGAAGCTGGCGCATCCTACATC gGACATGGACACCCTAATTCACTTGCTGAAAGGTTCCCTGGGAAGTGGGATCCTGGCTATGCCTATGGCGTTCCGTAACGCTGGGCTCTATTTCGGCCTGATAGCGACCTTTGCCATCGGCGGTATCTGCACGTACTGCGTGCACGTCCTGGTGAAAACAGCTCACGAACTCTGCAGAAGACTACAAAAACCATCGTTAGGTTTTGCCGAAACCGCTGAAGCCGCTTTCTTGTCTGGGCCACCCGCTGTGCATAAGTTCTCTCGTCTAGCCAA AGCTATGATCAACTGGTTCCTTGTGATAGACTTACTCGGCTGCTGCTGCGTCTACATTGTGTTCGTCGCCAAAAACGTTAAGCAAGTGGTAGACTTCTACGCGACTGGATCTGACTGGTACGACGTCGATGTCCGTATCTACATGGCTGTGCTTCTCCCTCTGCTGATCCTCATGAATTTGATAAGGAACCTGAAGTACTTGGCACCGTTCTCCATGATCGCTAACTTACTAGTAGGCACTGGAATGGGCATTACTTTCTACTACCTGTTTCAAGAAGTGCCAAGTTTGAGCGAACGGTTACCCTTCACATCTGTTGACCGCCTGCCAACTTTCTTCGGAACCGCCATCTTCGCTCTCGAAGGAATTGGTGTTGTGATGCCCCTGGAGAACAACATGAAGACTCCCACCCACTTCATCGGATGCCCTGGCGTGCTTAACACTGGAATGTTCTTCGTGGTTTCACTGTATGCGTTTACTGGATTCTTCGGCTACTTGAAATATGGTCCAGATACCAAGAGCAGTATTACTTTGAATCTCCCCCAAGACGAAGT ATTGGGACAATGTGTGAAACTGATGATTGCCGTCGCCATATTCTTCACCTACAGTCTTCAGTTCTACGTGCCAATGGAAATTATTTGGAAGAACGTCCGCCACTGGTTTGGTGCCAAGAAAAATCTTGCCGAATACAGCATCCGTATCGGAATCATCATACTGACATTAGGCACGGCTATCGCTATCCCGAATCTTGGGCCATTCATCTCGCTGGTCGGCGCTGTCTGTCTTTCGTTCCTCGGCCTGATCTTCCCTGCCGTCATCGAGACCGTCACCTACTGGGACAGGCCCAACGGCCTAGGCCGCTTCAACTGGGTACTCTGGAAGAACCTTTTCTTGGTTTCCTTCGGCATCCTCGGTTTCCTAACGGGAGCTTACGTCAGCGTTTTGGATATAATCCACGGCGAGGAATAA